A single window of Sphaerodactylus townsendi isolate TG3544 linkage group LG05, MPM_Stown_v2.3, whole genome shotgun sequence DNA harbors:
- the TIMM13 gene encoding mitochondrial import inner membrane translocase subunit Tim13 — translation MAAGAGDFGSGARLDPGALMEQVKVQIAVANAQELLQRMTDKCFRKCIGKPGSSLDNSEQKCIAMCMDRYMDAWNTVSRAYNSRLQRERANM, via the exons ATGGCGGCCGGAGCGGGAGATTTCGGGTCGGGGGCCCGGCTGGATCCGGGAGCACTAATGGAGCAGGTCAAGGTGCAGATTGCCGTGGCCAACGCGCAGGAGCTGCTGCAG AGGATGACGGACAAGTGTTTCCGAAAATGTATTGGGAAACCTGGAAGTTCACTTGACAACTCTGAGCAG AAATGTATTGCTATGTGCATGGACCGGTATATGGACGCTTGGAACACCGTCTCACGGGCATACAACTCTCGATTGCAGAGGGAGCGAGCCAACATGTGA